From the Motacilla alba alba isolate MOTALB_02 chromosome 1, Motacilla_alba_V1.0_pri, whole genome shotgun sequence genome, the window ACTTTCTCAAATGCATGAGTGGAGGCAGACCAAATGCAAATCCCTTTCTCAGGCAAAGGAAACCATGGCCAGCGTGTTTGGAGGCAGATGTGGAGCACAGCCCCCAGGCTGTGCGTGTGAGTGAGTGTGCTCGGGGAGCGCCTCGGCCGGCACAGGGACCCAGCCAGGGGCCGTGCGCTCGCTGCACATGCATATGTACAACACGTCCCTGCGAGCGGGCACACGGGGAACCACACACCTACACGtcaggaagaaaacataaaataatccTCTTTGAAGTGTATTAAGGTTCTTAAACCATGAAAACAGGGGCTGGTCAGGGAAGCTAACACTTTCACTGGGATGCTGCAACTCGGTATTAAATTCTGCAGCAATTTCAAAACTGGATGTCAATTTCACCTTCATGACTCTAAGGTCATTTCCCCAGTGAACCACGAATcatgcatatacatatatacaatTCTTATTATGGTATTTCCTGGCTTTTTATGGTTTGCCTACAACCTTAATATCCTTCAAATGtatattctgtatatttattttcctttttttttccttttgatttaaGAGACAATAAAACCAACTGCTATGTAAGATCAGACCCATTAGTTTCAATGATGTGAATTTAGGATTCTCTGCATAATATAGAaaggtatatttttaaaatgtatattatTTTTAGATACGTTGGagcatatattttatattaactGTGGTCTGATGATTAAATACttatatcaaaatattttgtaaatacatAACATTTACCTTTAGACTTCAGTGATTTTTAGAGCTTTCTCAGTGTATCATAAAAATATGTCCTCAGGCACATTAAAACCCTAttatatttctttgaaatgttgCCAATACCCATGTACAGTAGCCACTACTCAAAAATGTCATGGCcattaatacatttttcctaAGATCCAAGCTTATCAGACCATTTTATGTACCACTAGCTTaccatattttttctctcttaacaTAAAATTATTCTGACATTAttgagaatgaaaataaaaagcaatgagaacccaaacttttttttaaatagtcaaaaactaattttatatatttttaaaaataatacttaaaaaaCAAGTTTCTTTGCTGGGTTTCTTCTCAGTAAGGTTTAAGCCCAGAGCAACTTTTGTCTAAACCCCTGAAAATAGAGGTTTGCAGTGGCAGTGCTGTCAGAACATCAGCTCTGAGCCATGGAATGTGCCACTGGAATAAAATCAGCACTTCAGACTGACTTATCTGGGGATGCATGAGCCCATACAAACCAGAGTTTTTCTCTAATTTAAGGTACTTACACAAAGTTCTACCCTTTTAGAACTGTAAAATTATCTACCTATAAAAACTAACTCTTGCTTAAACTCTAGATAATAAGGacaggtgatttttttaataaaaaatctgctaaaacacatatatatttacacatGGCGAGCAAGTTATTGTATAAATGTGGACAGTGTGTATATATTGGCATTTAGTAAAATGTTTCCCTGAACCTGATTGTATGCATTATCGGACAAGTATTGATGTAAACATCTGAGCCTACGTCAGGTGTCTCTGTTACCCATTTACATTAGACCAGATCAAAACCaaccagacagacagacaaacgaaaatatgttttcctgtTAGACGAGTCCACCTAACCTCCTTAGTTTTATCTCCTGCACACAAGTCAATCAAgtctgctgctgagcagtgttcTCGTTCCTACAGCAGGTAAAATACCTGTTAGGTGGGTTGATTTCTGCTTGGCATTTTTTCCAACATCTTGTGGAGCAAACATCATTTCCAAAGCCAGCCAGGCACCCAGCCTCTACTCCTCCCCGAGAAACGATTAAAAGATAAAGGTATAGGAGGAGAACCTCTCATGTCGCTCCTTTTGTAGCTGTGCTCCCTTGAAGAACTCATGACACTGCTTTGCACGAGGAAGGATGGTCATAATCCAAGTCCTGCTTCCAGAAAGGCATGTAAAAATGAACCTCCCCAGTGTTTAGTGTTGCAGAAAAAAgatacaaatgtaaaaaaagtgCTCAAAAAGAAGTTGACTTTTTGTATTCAGCCATACAGTCTAGTAAGAAGAGACTCAGAAGTGCAGGCCCACAGAGTACAGTGAAGGAAGCCTTTTGGGTGACTTTCTTCAGGTGATgcaaaattaattcattatCTGTGGTCTCCTATGCAGATGTTCCCACATGGACTTCGTTCTCTGCCTTTGCCTCCACCTCTTACCCAACTACTTTTTGGCACTGTCCTGGTACGTGGCAGTTTTCACTGATGTCCCCGTTACTGACCCGGCTGCGCCCCTGTTACTGACTCGGCGTACCAGGACTTTGGAGACGGGGATTTTTGTTCTGTGCATCTCACTTTTGGCCAGGTGATGGTGTGCGACGTGATGGCTGTTACTGGCATCTGCTCCATGGCTGGCGGAATGCGAGGAAAGGTGTTTAATGCTGATGGGTATCTTGGAGTCCTTCGCGGCACTGGAGGGTGTTTTCAGTGAGCTCACGGTCGTTATCGGAGACACAGGCTTGGAGCGTGGCACACTGGGGACTTCCTCGTTTGTGGGCCCCGCTGGTGGGTTCTCGTCCGGCTCAGCATAAAGGTCGTAGAGAGCATCCCCACTGTAGCTATCCCTGGGAAGGGTTTCCTTCTGGATGCTTGTGGAACTATCTTCCTCGGGACCAGGGGTGGTGGAATCCCAGTAGCCCTCGTCGCTGTTTGGGACACCCTCgtgctgctccttttccctgctcttctgctcctctttgTGGTTCAGGTGAATGGCAATCTGGTGGAGGCCGCCGCGTTTCACCACCACCCTATTCTGGGCCCCCTCGGTACCTCGGGTTTCTTTCAGCCCCTCGGGCTTCTTTGTCCCTCCTCCGCTTCCTCCTCCGTGCGTCTGAGTCTCGTCTGTCTGTGACAGCATATCCCAGAACTCCTGCAGGCAGGTGTCATCCACCTGGTCGGGGCTGGCcatctcctcccctcctccctggtAGGCCACCATGGTGGGGTGCTTCTTGGTGGCACCCAGCTTGCTGGGCCCGGGGGTGCTCTTCTCGCAGACGCCACTCCCGCCGCCCACATCCTCCTCATGGTCCGCAATAATATCTCCGCAGCCTGTAAGAGAGTCAAAGCTTTTCAGTGAAGTCACGTCAGCAAACATCAAACAAATACGATCAATCGATTGCTCTGAGGGTGGATCAACAGAGGAAGGGTCAGGGGCGGCTGCCGTCTCTTGACCGCTATCACAGTGAGGTTCAACAGGGGGGATAGTCGTTATTGGAATGTCACCTGTTATCGCCGCATCCTTCGCCGTCCCAGCCTCTCCGGCGGCCGGCTCCGGTCGCTCGCGGCTGAGCTCCTCGGGTGGCcgcgcggcggcgggcggctcCTCCCGGGCCGGGGGGCTGCTGGCCCGCGGCTCCGCGCCGCCCGCCTGGGGCTCCTCGGCCGCGGCGGGCGCCTCGCCGCTGCGCTTCTcccgcggcggctccggcccGGCGTCTCCCGCGCCGCTCGGGCTCTCAGACAAAGGTTTCGGCGTCTCCTCCTTGATGCACTCCAGGCTGGCGGTCAGAGACCCCGGCATGATAAGGCCGGACGGGATGTCCGAGgtttcccccctctcctccttgccgattttgtcctttttgtgCCACCGCATGCTGCTGAAGATCCCCTTCAGCCCCTTCTTTTGTCTGCCGCCGGCCCGCGGCTCCGCGCCCTCCGCCTGCCTGCCGTTCTTCCTCAGCAGCGAGAAGAAGCTGTGCGACTTGGCCACCGCGCTGCCGGCGGGGCCGCCGAGGCTGCCGGCCGGCCGCTCCTGCGCCTCGCGGCTCGGCGCCTCGCCGCCGCCCGGTTCCTCCTtcttgctgctctccagcacgGCGTCGGCCAAGCCGTCGTGCGTCCGGCTCCGCACCATGCCCGGCTTGCCGGCGCCCTTAccctcccctcctctgctcCGCACCCCGAAGATGCTCGGCATGGTTCCCCCGGACTTCCTCCTCCTGAAAAGCTTGAAAGCGGTTTTGTTAATCCTCCCCGACGGCTGCTCGGCGGCCGGGGGCTCGACACAGTCGCAGTGCGAGTCCATTTCTGCCTCTGCCGCTGCtgccgcggccgccgcggctTCCCCTCCGCCGCGGAGCGCGGTGCGATCCCTCAGTGacagccccgccgccgccgcccgcccgtcTCCATGGCAACCCGGCGGAGGGAGGGAACGAGGGGGATAAGCCGCTTTCCCCCGCCGCCCGCCAGGCCGCCGCCGCCCGTTCCgagccgccccgcgccgccgcagcgccgcccgccccgcggcccTTACATAACGCGGCCCctgcccgccgcccgccgccccgcgccgcctctGCCACGCACAGCCGGGCTCTCGGGTGCCGCGGGAGGGTGCCGCGCCCGGGCGGGAAGAGCTCGGCTTTTATGTTTGACGGCGTTTGGCATCGCCGCCGTGTCCCGGCTGCACGGTCGCATCGCGCTCTGGACCGCGGGCATTGCGTGACTGAAGCCGTGGGCTGGGGGATGCAGCGAAGCGCTCGCAGCGCCGACAGAAAGCGGGGGCCGGGGTCGCTGGGGGTTGGTGGCGGTCTGCAGGTGCCAGTGCACCACACGGCAGGGACAGAAGGGTGGGAAAATGGGGCACACAGACAGAACCCGGTACGTAAATACTGCCGGGGACAGAGGAAAAGGATGCTAAGTTCGCCCTACTCCCCTTGCTTTCCCATCTCCCACCTCATCAGGACGACCCCCACCGTCCCCCTGTCCCTCTTTCTCCACAGTGCCCGGGGCCACATGTGTCCACTGCCGACAACCAGAGGGGAGCAGTGGTACaagctggggcacagctcagccttcTCCCCAGTCACCTCCCCTGCCATGGAGGGGAAGCACGGTGGCAGCCCCCACGGAAAccttctcccagcccctgcagccactGTGCACAGTCATGGCACCCAAGTCATGCCCATGTCGAAGTTACATCAACGTGGCTGGTGTCACCCTAACCGCAAAACTCTTAACTGGCTGCAAATCTATCCCAGGTGCGAATAGAACAGACTAGAGCAGAGCAGTTGGGAGAAACGTTCACAACGTACACAACGGTGATCCAGCCCAACTGCCTGACCTGAAGGCCTAAAGCACCtattgtccaaatgcctccTAAACACTGACAGACTTGGGGCATCAACCACCTCTTCAGAAAGCCTGTTTGAGTGTTCACCACcctctcagtaaagaaatgcATCCTAATGTCCAGTGTGAACCTCCCCTGATGCAGCTTTAAATCATTCCCATGCATCCTGTCACTGGATACCACGGAAAAGAGCTCCACACCTCTCTCTCCACTTGCCCTTCTCAGGATGCTGTGGAGACCAGAGAGGTCACCTCTCAGTGTCATTTTCTCTTATCTAGACAATCCCAGCCAAAATaaccagccctgggctccagaCTCGTTGAACTCTCAGCTGGGTTATTTCGGCTGGGGGCAGTTCTCTgcaccagagctgcagagcagaccTGCTCTCACCCAGAGCTGTAATAgtgcctgtgccctggcagcccagctgtgccataCAACACTAGTCTGGGCTCCTCAAAACAGAAACACTTGTCGGGGTTTCAGCTCTTAATGCAAGTGAGAACCACTGAAGAGAAGTCGTGTTTGGCATGGAGCTCCCTTTGAAGTCAGTAAAGGCTTTGCCATTGACTTCACTGGCTGCAAGAATTAGTTGtaggtttgggtgtttttttaacATCATCAGACATTCATTGCACTCTCCCATGAGAGCAGGTTGAATTATCAGCCGTTGTGAATAATTTATCCAGTGAATTTAGTCCTGTTCATGTATAAAAGTGCCATTTGCATTCAGAATTAGAAGTGTTCAATAAGAGCAATATGAGCGAGCACATCATTCAACTTACAGGTCTCTTCTGCCTTCTGCCAGAGACAGAGGAAAGGACAGATGAGGCAGAAGCCAAGATAttggctggaggaggaggagtgagtTACATTTTACAGAGTACAGCTTGTAAACGTGCCCAGCACTCAGAAGCCACAGAGACAGGAGACAGACCAGAACCTTGACCCAGAGAGACAGGAGACAGACCAGAACCTTGGCCCAGAGGTGCAAGTTCGTCACCTTGACTGTGCCTCCATCAGTGGTACCATGTCATGAGTTTCCCCATTACTTGGTCGTGTTTCTGCTCTTTACACAAATTA encodes:
- the AMER2 gene encoding APC membrane recruitment protein 2, which produces MDSHCDCVEPPAAEQPSGRINKTAFKLFRRRKSGGTMPSIFGVRSRGGEGKGAGKPGMVRSRTHDGLADAVLESSKKEEPGGGEAPSREAQERPAGSLGGPAGSAVAKSHSFFSLLRKNGRQAEGAEPRAGGRQKKGLKGIFSSMRWHKKDKIGKEERGETSDIPSGLIMPGSLTASLECIKEETPKPLSESPSGAGDAGPEPPREKRSGEAPAAAEEPQAGGAEPRASSPPAREEPPAAARPPEELSRERPEPAAGEAGTAKDAAITGCGDIIADHEEDVGGGSGVCEKSTPGPSKLGATKKHPTMVAYQGGGEEMASPDQVDDTCLQEFWDMLSQTDETQTHGGGSGGGTKKPEGLKETRGTEGAQNRVVVKRGGLHQIAIHLNHKEEQKSREKEQHEGVPNSDEGYWDSTTPGPEEDSSTSIQKETLPRDSYSGDALYDLYAEPDENPPAGPTNEEVPSVPRSKPVSPITTVSSLKTPSSAAKDSKIPISIKHLSSHSASHGADASNSHHVAHHHLAKSEMHRTKIPVSKVLVRRVSNRGAAGSVTGTSVKTATYQDSAKK